A window of Rubricoccus marinus contains these coding sequences:
- a CDS encoding MBL fold metallo-hydrolase — MTVRSFTVGPFPENTYVIHSAGEAAVVDPGTASGEERDRVHSYIERNGLRVRHLLLTHGHLDHILGCSQFAARYASGAEGGGWAMHPADLPLLQNARVQGEMFGIRVTEPPAPTRDLAHGDQIELGESTLEVRHAPGHSPGSVVFVDHANGQVIGGDVLFQGSIGRTDLWGGDTATLLASIREQLLTLPDETVVYSGHGSSTTVGAERRSNPFLVG; from the coding sequence ATGACCGTCCGCTCCTTTACCGTCGGCCCGTTTCCCGAGAACACCTACGTCATCCACAGCGCGGGCGAGGCGGCCGTGGTCGACCCCGGGACGGCCTCTGGCGAGGAGCGCGACCGCGTGCACAGCTACATCGAGCGCAACGGGCTGCGCGTCCGGCACCTGCTGCTCACGCACGGACACCTGGACCACATCCTCGGCTGCTCGCAGTTCGCGGCGCGCTACGCCTCTGGCGCCGAGGGCGGAGGCTGGGCGATGCATCCGGCGGACCTGCCGCTGCTGCAGAACGCTCGCGTTCAGGGTGAGATGTTCGGCATCCGCGTGACCGAGCCGCCCGCGCCGACGCGCGACCTCGCGCACGGTGACCAGATCGAACTAGGTGAATCCACGCTGGAGGTGCGCCACGCGCCCGGCCACTCGCCGGGTTCGGTCGTGTTCGTGGACCACGCCAACGGCCAGGTCATCGGCGGCGACGTGCTGTTCCAGGGCTCCATCGGCCGCACGGATCTGTGGGGCGGTGATACCGCCACGCTCCTGGCGTCCATCCGCGAGCAACTCCTCACGCTCCCCGACGAGACGGTCGTCTACTCCGGCCACGGCTCGAGCACGACGGTCGGCGCCGAGCGCCGCTCGAACCCGTTCCTGGTTGGGTAG
- the cyoE gene encoding heme o synthase, translated as MRSSTPLTAPAETAEFARFADYRELLKPGIASFVVVMAAASYLLGSDGTIVWKTLIGLMVGTGLTAGGAGTLNHVVERDLDARMGRTRQRPVSAGRVSPLAGALYGIGCAVAGAVVLALTTNPITTALSVLTVGLYVLVYTPLKQRTVHNTLVGAIPGALPALGGVTAATGSLNTTGWVLFGILFLWQLPHFYALAWVLREDYQKGGFKMLPSARGGVRATTSIALVSTLALLVVGMLPGATGAAGMLYLVGMAFIGVVFTIPAFSFYSEPNDERARRLFLTSVIWVPCFFALVVADVLLRW; from the coding sequence ATGCGGTCCTCCACACCGCTAACCGCTCCCGCAGAAACCGCCGAGTTCGCTCGGTTCGCGGACTACCGCGAGTTGCTCAAACCCGGCATCGCCTCGTTCGTCGTCGTGATGGCGGCGGCGAGCTACCTGCTGGGCTCGGACGGCACGATCGTGTGGAAAACGCTGATCGGCCTGATGGTGGGGACGGGGCTGACCGCCGGCGGCGCGGGCACGCTCAACCACGTCGTGGAGCGGGACCTCGACGCCCGCATGGGCCGCACGCGCCAAAGGCCGGTGTCGGCCGGCCGCGTCTCGCCTCTGGCGGGAGCGCTCTACGGCATCGGGTGCGCTGTAGCGGGCGCGGTTGTCCTTGCGCTGACCACCAACCCGATCACGACCGCCCTCTCGGTCCTGACCGTCGGCCTGTACGTGCTGGTGTACACGCCGCTCAAGCAACGGACGGTCCACAACACGCTCGTCGGCGCGATCCCCGGCGCCCTCCCAGCGCTGGGCGGCGTGACGGCGGCCACGGGCTCGCTCAACACGACCGGCTGGGTGCTGTTCGGCATCCTCTTCCTGTGGCAGCTCCCGCACTTCTACGCCCTCGCGTGGGTGCTCCGCGAGGACTACCAGAAGGGCGGCTTCAAGATGCTCCCGAGCGCCAGAGGCGGGGTGCGCGCCACCACGAGCATCGCGCTCGTCTCCACGCTCGCGCTTCTCGTCGTAGGCATGCTGCCCGGCGCGACGGGCGCGGCCGGGATGCTGTACCTCGTCGGGATGGCCTTTATCGGGGTCGTGTTCACCATTCCCGCCTTCTCGTTTTACTCCGAGCCCAACGACGAGCGCGCACGGCGCCTTTTCCTCACGTCCGTGATCTGGGTCCCGTGCTTTTTCGCTCTCGTCGTCGCGGACGTGCTGCTGCGGTGGTAG
- a CDS encoding YqaA family protein, with amino-acid sequence MSADLALWVEAYGALGLAGAAFLGATLVPISSEVAFVAALRLGMAAPEALLWATLGNSLGCALNYVLGRWGRERIEPKLQASGAGRTALRWTERFGVPALLLSWLPVIGDPLTLAAGVARVRPWVFIALVVSVRGLRYLALVPLG; translated from the coding sequence GTGAGCGCCGACCTCGCGCTGTGGGTCGAGGCCTACGGCGCGCTCGGCCTCGCAGGCGCGGCGTTTCTGGGGGCGACGCTCGTGCCGATCTCCTCCGAGGTCGCCTTCGTGGCTGCCCTGCGCCTCGGCATGGCGGCGCCAGAGGCGCTCCTCTGGGCGACGCTTGGCAACTCGCTCGGGTGCGCGCTGAACTACGTGCTCGGGCGGTGGGGCCGCGAGCGCATCGAGCCCAAGCTTCAGGCCTCTGGCGCAGGCCGGACCGCGCTTAGGTGGACGGAGCGGTTCGGCGTGCCGGCGCTGCTTCTCTCGTGGCTGCCCGTGATCGGCGACCCTTTGACGCTGGCGGCGGGCGTAGCGCGCGTGCGCCCGTGGGTGTTCATCGCGCTCGTGGTCTCGGTCCGTGGCCTCCGGTACCTCGCGCTCGTCCCGCTGGGCTAG
- a CDS encoding aldehyde dehydrogenase family protein: MADHIFKNYINGEWRDAASGETFESRNPAINSDLVGTFPASGEADVAEAVAAAKAAFREWSLMPAPKRGEILKRVGDIMTERKSEIAHAMTREMGKPFFETKGDVQEAIDTAYYAMTMGRQLFGHTVPSEMSNKFNMTVRRPIGVCGLITAWNFPVAVPTWKMFPAILSGNTVVFKPSEDAPHSGALLVQVMHDAGVPKGVVNLVQGAGVTGQAIVDHPDVAAISFTGSSETGAKIAADAAARHARVSLEMGGKNPAIVMEDGDVDLAMEGLIWGAYGTTGQRCTATSRLIVHEDVHDDLVERIIAKASTLKLGYGNDSDTEMGPLINQKALDKVTGYMDVAREDGATIAMGGERASGEGLDDGYFFQPTLLTGVTRDMRVAREEIFGPVLSVIKIKSFDEAIEVANDVAFGLSSAIYTRDVARAFRALRDIDAGITYVNGPTIGAEAHMSFGGVKATGNGHREGGWEVYDFYTETKTCYIDFSGGLQRAQIDNYDD, translated from the coding sequence ATGGCCGACCACATCTTCAAGAACTACATCAACGGCGAGTGGCGCGACGCCGCCTCTGGCGAGACGTTCGAGAGCCGCAACCCGGCGATCAACTCCGACCTCGTCGGCACCTTCCCCGCCTCTGGCGAGGCGGACGTGGCCGAGGCCGTCGCGGCGGCAAAGGCGGCCTTCCGCGAGTGGAGCCTGATGCCCGCGCCCAAGCGCGGCGAGATCCTCAAGCGCGTCGGCGACATCATGACCGAGCGCAAAAGCGAGATCGCGCACGCGATGACGCGCGAGATGGGCAAGCCCTTTTTCGAGACCAAGGGCGACGTGCAGGAGGCCATCGACACGGCCTACTACGCGATGACGATGGGCCGCCAGCTCTTCGGCCACACGGTCCCGAGCGAGATGTCGAACAAGTTCAACATGACCGTCCGGCGCCCCATCGGCGTCTGCGGCCTCATCACGGCCTGGAACTTCCCCGTCGCCGTCCCGACGTGGAAGATGTTTCCCGCCATCCTGAGCGGCAACACCGTTGTGTTCAAGCCCAGCGAGGACGCCCCGCACTCGGGCGCGCTTCTCGTGCAGGTGATGCACGATGCCGGCGTTCCTAAGGGCGTCGTCAACCTGGTGCAGGGCGCGGGCGTGACCGGCCAGGCGATCGTGGACCACCCGGACGTGGCCGCTATCTCCTTTACCGGCTCCTCGGAGACCGGCGCGAAGATCGCCGCCGACGCTGCGGCACGGCACGCGCGCGTCAGCCTGGAGATGGGCGGGAAGAACCCGGCCATCGTCATGGAGGACGGCGACGTGGACCTCGCGATGGAGGGCCTCATCTGGGGCGCCTACGGCACGACCGGCCAGCGCTGCACCGCCACGAGCCGCCTCATCGTCCACGAGGACGTACACGACGACTTAGTGGAGCGCATCATCGCCAAGGCGAGCACGCTCAAGCTGGGCTATGGCAACGACTCCGACACGGAGATGGGCCCGCTCATCAACCAGAAGGCGCTCGACAAGGTGACCGGCTACATGGACGTCGCCCGCGAGGACGGCGCGACGATCGCGATGGGCGGTGAGCGCGCCTCTGGCGAAGGCCTGGACGACGGCTACTTCTTCCAGCCGACGCTCCTCACGGGCGTCACCCGCGATATGCGCGTGGCGCGAGAGGAGATCTTCGGGCCGGTCCTCTCGGTCATCAAGATCAAGAGCTTCGACGAGGCCATCGAGGTCGCCAACGACGTCGCTTTTGGCCTCTCCAGCGCGATCTACACCCGCGACGTGGCCCGCGCCTTCCGTGCGCTGCGCGACATCGACGCCGGGATCACGTACGTCAACGGCCCGACCATCGGCGCCGAGGCGCACATGAGCTTCGGCGGCGTCAAAGCCACCGGCAACGGCCACCGCGAAGGCGGCTGGGAGGTCTACGACTTCTACACCGAAACCAAGACCTGCTACATCGACTTCTCCGGCGGCCTCCAGCGCGCGCAGATCGACAACTACGACGACTAG